One window of the Wolbachia endosymbiont of Ctenocephalides felis wCfeJ genome contains the following:
- a CDS encoding GIY-YIG nuclease family protein: MKSYYVYILTSERNGTLYIGITSNLIKRIWEHKNKVVSSFTSKYNVCKLVYYEEFQDVNLAISREKLLKSWQRKWKINLIEQTNQEWKDLYDEII, from the coding sequence ATGAAAAGTTATTATGTTTATATACTCACAAGTGAGCGCAATGGAACCCTATATATAGGTATAACATCAAATTTGATTAAACGAATTTGGGAACACAAAAACAAGGTCGTCTCTAGTTTCACATCAAAGTACAATGTTTGTAAATTGGTCTATTATGAGGAGTTTCAAGACGTAAATTTAGCAATTAGTAGGGAAAAACTCCTAAAAAGCTGGCAGAGAAAATGGAAAATAAACTTAATTGAACAAACAAATCAAGAATGGAAGGATTTATATGATGAAATCATATAA